A genome region from bacterium includes the following:
- a CDS encoding GNAT family N-acetyltransferase: MPSYDIVKDVNVRPAAPGDLEQVSALRARLWPDTPTEEHREEVRAILAGRPRSTMPLVVFVAEDEGGLIGFVEVGLRSHADGCNPTRPCGFVEGWYVAPEHKGRGAGRLLMQRAEAWAREQGCAELASNTWIDNEESQRAHAALGFEVVDRCVNYRKKL; the protein is encoded by the coding sequence ATGCCGTCGTATGATATCGTGAAGGATGTGAACGTGAGGCCGGCCGCCCCCGGAGACCTGGAGCAGGTCAGTGCCCTGCGCGCTCGGCTCTGGCCCGACACCCCGACAGAGGAGCATCGAGAAGAGGTGCGTGCGATCCTCGCCGGCCGTCCTCGAAGCACGATGCCGCTCGTTGTCTTCGTCGCAGAAGACGAGGGTGGGTTGATCGGCTTCGTGGAAGTCGGGCTCCGCTCGCATGCCGATGGGTGCAACCCGACCCGTCCCTGCGGTTTTGTCGAAGGGTGGTACGTCGCGCCGGAGCACAAGGGCCGGGGCGCCGGACGCCTGTTGATGCAGCGCGCGGAAGCCTGGGCGCGGGAGCAAGGCTGCGCAGAGCTCGCCTCCAACACGTGGATCGACAACGAGGAATCGCAGCGGGCCCACGCGGCTCTCGGATTCGAGGTCGTCGACCGTTGCGTGAACTACCGCAAGAAGCTCTGA